In the Leifsonia sp. 466MF genome, one interval contains:
- a CDS encoding sensor histidine kinase — translation MSSTAPAGSRAGLPRPPLARPRTCAVSGVSVALADHLGWPVAAVRWAFVGATFLGGAGLLLYLWLWAFTPLRTPSGLDPADGVRRRVNLPWLLAGAGAAAGITAVVLAAGGALGPGFGALVACAALLVLAVAWEQLADEEPVAFAPLSPAAFRIVCGAFLVLVALAIALTQNVSGSGVLWLGILIATFAGAAVLVAPWGLRLWRELITERTARIKEEQRAEMAAHLHDSVLQTLALIQNRAGASSEVGRIARAQERELREWLFTEGAAASGAEERDLAAELREVAAALEVEHPVTFDVVSVGEPVRNAPSELGAAAREAMLNAARHAGGAVSVYVEHASGRVDVFIRDRGPGFDLGALPEGRLGVRESIIGRMRRAGGQATVTARETGTEIQLTIDIANEAA, via the coding sequence ATGTCGTCCACAGCGCCCGCCGGTTCGCGCGCCGGCCTGCCGCGGCCCCCGCTGGCCCGGCCGCGCACGTGCGCCGTGAGCGGGGTGAGCGTCGCGCTCGCCGACCACCTCGGCTGGCCGGTTGCGGCCGTGCGCTGGGCGTTCGTGGGCGCCACGTTCCTGGGCGGCGCCGGGCTCCTGCTGTACCTCTGGCTGTGGGCATTCACGCCGTTGCGCACCCCGTCGGGCCTCGACCCCGCGGACGGCGTGCGCCGCCGGGTGAACCTGCCCTGGCTGCTCGCCGGCGCCGGTGCGGCGGCGGGGATCACGGCCGTGGTCCTCGCTGCGGGCGGGGCACTCGGCCCCGGTTTCGGGGCGCTGGTCGCCTGCGCCGCCCTGCTGGTGCTCGCCGTCGCCTGGGAGCAGCTGGCGGACGAGGAGCCGGTCGCCTTCGCACCTCTCTCTCCCGCGGCCTTCCGCATCGTCTGCGGCGCCTTCCTCGTGCTGGTCGCGCTGGCGATCGCCCTCACGCAGAACGTCTCCGGCTCGGGGGTGCTGTGGCTCGGCATCCTGATCGCCACCTTCGCCGGCGCGGCGGTGCTGGTGGCTCCGTGGGGGCTGCGGCTGTGGCGGGAACTGATCACCGAGCGGACTGCGCGCATCAAGGAGGAGCAGCGGGCGGAGATGGCGGCGCACCTGCACGACTCCGTGCTGCAGACGCTCGCTCTCATCCAGAACCGTGCAGGAGCGTCGAGCGAGGTCGGGCGCATCGCCCGCGCCCAGGAGCGCGAGCTGCGCGAGTGGCTGTTCACCGAGGGTGCGGCGGCCTCGGGAGCGGAGGAGCGGGACCTCGCCGCCGAACTCCGGGAGGTCGCGGCCGCCCTGGAGGTGGAGCATCCCGTCACCTTCGACGTCGTCTCCGTCGGCGAGCCGGTGAGGAACGCGCCCTCCGAGCTGGGGGCGGCCGCACGCGAGGCGATGCTGAACGCCGCGCGTCACGCGGGAGGCGCCGTCTCCGTCTACGTCGAGCACGCGTCCGGACGAGTGGATGTGTTCATCCGCGACCGCGGACCGGGCTTCGACCTCGGGGCGCTTCCCGAAGGGCGTCTCGGTGTCAGAGA